One genomic segment of Amycolatopsis granulosa includes these proteins:
- a CDS encoding substrate-binding domain-containing protein: MVRARRVTLRDVADRLGLSANTVSRALSGKDQVSDATREMIVAEARRLGYVPNSHARSLVSGTTMVLALVITNPSNPFYAALISAVERQCRLAGYSVLLLVTEENEDNEERAVQQLLRFGVDGVLAVPIQQRPGAWAELTAAGLPVVLLSRDIPELGFDFVGTDVEQAVADAVTRVAGPDPGPAWLFEEDLEISTVAARIAGFRRALGGDSLVLKVPGHRTRDAALPWRPDDAYRLAAGLITREHHPELVVTGNDYFALGVYKAIRECGLTVGGDVRVVGYGDHPFAAYLEPGLTTIRLPADDVGTAGVDLLLRRIAEPDRPRETVLLSATLVARDSAPVPA, encoded by the coding sequence GTGGTGCGCGCTCGGCGGGTCACGTTGCGTGACGTCGCGGACAGGCTCGGCCTGTCCGCGAACACGGTGTCCCGCGCGTTGTCGGGTAAGGACCAGGTCAGCGATGCCACCCGGGAGATGATCGTGGCCGAGGCGCGGCGGTTGGGCTACGTGCCCAACAGCCACGCCCGGTCGCTGGTCTCCGGGACCACGATGGTGCTCGCGCTGGTCATCACCAACCCGTCCAACCCGTTCTACGCCGCGCTGATCTCGGCGGTGGAACGGCAGTGCCGGCTCGCCGGGTACTCGGTGCTGCTGCTGGTCACCGAGGAGAACGAGGACAACGAGGAACGCGCGGTGCAGCAGCTGCTGCGCTTCGGCGTGGACGGCGTGCTGGCCGTGCCGATCCAGCAGCGGCCGGGCGCGTGGGCGGAGCTGACCGCCGCCGGGCTGCCGGTCGTACTGCTCAGCCGGGACATCCCCGAGCTGGGGTTCGACTTCGTCGGCACGGACGTCGAACAGGCGGTGGCCGACGCGGTGACGCGGGTGGCCGGGCCGGACCCGGGTCCGGCGTGGCTGTTCGAGGAGGACCTGGAGATCAGCACGGTCGCCGCGCGGATCGCCGGGTTCCGGCGCGCCCTCGGCGGCGATTCGCTGGTGCTGAAGGTGCCGGGCCACCGCACCCGGGACGCGGCGCTGCCGTGGCGCCCGGACGACGCCTACCGGCTGGCGGCCGGGCTGATCACCCGGGAGCACCACCCGGAACTGGTGGTGACCGGCAACGACTACTTCGCGCTCGGCGTGTACAAGGCGATCCGGGAGTGCGGCCTGACGGTGGGCGGGGACGTGCGGGTGGTGGGCTACGGCGACCACCCGTTCGCCGCCTACCTGGAGCCGGGTCTGACCACGATCCGCCTGCCCGCGGACGACGTCGGCACCGCCGGTGTGGACCTGCTGCTGCGGCGCATCGCCGAACCGGACCGCCCCCGCGAGACGGTGCTGCTGAGCGCGACGCTGGTGGCACGCGATTCGGCGCCGGTGCCGGCCTGA
- a CDS encoding DUF6292 family protein codes for MDPQSAGLTALSRGLAGYLRAVAAAVGVPAEATSFEVSDTVTAYLGLSRRWPSRPGEDLMLVWSERSGWAVAVETAPEEAPLVLAWFAGAEVVPEPAAVAKFVTGVLEAERSTAAQPVFAVDVGRTELAARLARYA; via the coding sequence ATGGATCCACAGTCCGCCGGGTTGACCGCACTGAGCCGGGGGCTCGCCGGGTATCTCCGGGCCGTCGCCGCGGCCGTGGGTGTTCCGGCGGAGGCCACCTCGTTCGAGGTCAGCGACACCGTCACCGCCTACCTGGGGCTCAGCCGGCGGTGGCCGTCCCGGCCCGGCGAGGATCTCATGCTCGTGTGGAGCGAACGCAGCGGCTGGGCGGTCGCCGTGGAGACGGCGCCGGAGGAGGCGCCGCTGGTGCTCGCCTGGTTCGCGGGCGCCGAGGTGGTACCGGAGCCCGCCGCCGTCGCCAAGTTCGTCACCGGCGTGCTCGAGGCCGAGCGCTCCACCGCGGCGCAACCGGTGTTCGCCGTGGACGTGGGGCGCACGGAGCTCGCCGCGCGGCTGGCGCGCTACGCCTGA
- a CDS encoding DUF5994 family protein — protein sequence MSSGPHVRTTTPKAVTAAGPPRLKLRASQNPTAPTPGYVDGAWWPRSHDLSTELPALRAVLAARLGPIDRIAYRRTTWDPSARRLGGHGSLAPLAGYLLPDQDTVDVTTSAGDSFTLVVVPPAQA from the coding sequence ATGTCGTCGGGCCCGCACGTTCGCACCACCACCCCGAAGGCCGTCACGGCCGCCGGGCCGCCGCGGCTGAAGCTCCGAGCGAGCCAGAACCCGACGGCGCCCACCCCGGGGTACGTCGACGGGGCTTGGTGGCCCCGGTCGCATGACCTGTCCACGGAGCTGCCGGCACTGCGCGCGGTGCTGGCAGCCCGTCTCGGGCCGATCGACCGGATCGCCTACCGGAGAACGACGTGGGATCCCTCCGCTCGCCGCCTCGGCGGACACGGTTCGCTCGCGCCGCTGGCCGGTTATCTCCTGCCGGATCAGGACACCGTGGACGTGACGACCTCGGCGGGGGACAGCTTCACCCTGGTCGTGGTGCCGCCCGCTCAGGCGTAG
- a CDS encoding DivIVA domain-containing protein, protein MVNSGGNDILAEREVRFSGALRGYDRREVDAYIRRLRARAGHLASELEEKERRLSEMGGDLSVPLQVIGSGNIGARVERIIAQAEIEAREIRDQAERDAAETRKAYEDQAEQARRRCEDVTRRAEEQVRAMIRAAEEEVERLRGTRQEVLDQLQRIGEIIGSATDEAAAIPAVEVRIEEILGASVESVESVESVESVESEVDEVDEDAAGSEVDEVDEEPAESAAEDDAPAAAVEPEAAEPEIAEEAEADAAVVPEEESDPEAPVVAEPRKPAETGKISPAMLAAKARRRAQREQAAAADA, encoded by the coding sequence ATGGTCAACAGCGGTGGCAATGACATCCTGGCCGAGCGCGAGGTCCGGTTCTCCGGGGCTCTGCGGGGTTACGACCGCCGGGAGGTCGACGCCTACATCCGCCGGCTGCGTGCCCGGGCCGGTCACCTGGCGAGCGAGCTGGAGGAGAAGGAGCGGCGGCTGTCCGAAATGGGCGGTGACCTGTCGGTGCCCCTGCAGGTCATCGGCTCCGGCAACATCGGCGCACGCGTGGAGCGCATCATCGCGCAGGCCGAGATCGAGGCGCGGGAGATCCGCGATCAGGCCGAACGGGACGCCGCGGAGACCCGCAAGGCCTACGAGGACCAGGCCGAGCAGGCTCGCCGCCGGTGCGAGGACGTGACCCGGCGCGCGGAGGAGCAGGTCCGCGCGATGATCCGGGCGGCCGAGGAGGAGGTCGAGCGGCTGCGCGGCACCCGCCAGGAGGTCCTCGACCAGTTGCAGCGCATCGGGGAGATCATCGGCAGCGCGACGGACGAAGCCGCCGCCATCCCGGCGGTCGAAGTGCGGATCGAGGAGATCCTCGGCGCTTCCGTGGAGTCGGTGGAGTCCGTGGAGTCCGTGGAGTCCGTGGAGTCCGAGGTGGACGAGGTGGACGAGGACGCGGCCGGGTCCGAAGTGGACGAAGTGGACGAGGAGCCCGCGGAGTCCGCGGCGGAGGACGACGCCCCCGCCGCGGCCGTCGAGCCCGAAGCCGCTGAGCCCGAGATCGCCGAGGAAGCGGAAGCAGACGCGGCGGTCGTGCCGGAGGAGGAGAGCGACCCGGAGGCGCCGGTGGTCGCCGAGCCGCGCAAGCCGGCCGAGACGGGCAAGATCAGCCCGGCGATGCTGGCGGCGAAGGCCCGGCGCCGGGCGCAGCGGGAGCAGGCCGCAGCGGCCGACGCCTGA
- a CDS encoding ferric reductase-like transmembrane domain-containing protein: MTTLAALPRGRARFDSGVRLAAGSALWLALLLVAYWWAAGGGIRDLPGWVSGLNSAGRLTGLLSAVLLLAQVLLMARVPLLERAFGQDRLARTHRLTGFTSFDLMLAHLVLITWGYAAGAVTAVPATFWDLVTRYPGMLLALAGTVALVMVVVTSIRAARRRLRYESWHLLHLYAYLGVGLALPHQLWTGQEFTASTARTVFWWTTWAAAAAAVLVWRVGVPVTRNLRHRLRVTSVVGEGDGVYSVYLTGRHLDRLPAEAGQFFGWRFLRRDGWTRGNPYSLSAAPDRHSLRITVRATGDNSAQIAALRPGTPALFEGPFGRLTGRARQSRKVALIGAGVGITPLRALAEGLDYAPGEAVVLHRFRERPLFDREFRVLAAERGLRLVWLPGHRRAPGSWLGDGIPADDVTGLRHWVPDIAERDVYVCGPGPWAAAVRRAALAAGVPAERLHTENFAW; this comes from the coding sequence GTGACCACCCTCGCCGCACTCCCCCGCGGGCGCGCCCGGTTCGACAGCGGGGTGCGGCTGGCCGCCGGCTCGGCGCTGTGGCTGGCCCTGCTGCTGGTCGCCTACTGGTGGGCGGCCGGCGGCGGAATCCGCGATCTCCCCGGCTGGGTGAGCGGCCTGAACTCCGCCGGCCGGCTCACCGGGCTGCTGTCGGCGGTCCTGCTGCTGGCCCAGGTGCTGCTGATGGCACGCGTCCCGCTGCTGGAACGCGCCTTCGGGCAGGACCGGCTGGCCCGGACGCACCGGCTCACCGGGTTCACCTCGTTCGACCTGATGCTCGCCCACCTCGTGCTGATCACCTGGGGGTATGCGGCCGGCGCCGTCACCGCGGTGCCCGCCACGTTCTGGGACCTCGTCACGCGGTACCCGGGAATGCTGCTGGCGCTGGCCGGGACCGTCGCACTGGTGATGGTCGTGGTGACGAGCATCCGGGCCGCTCGCCGCCGCCTCCGCTACGAGTCCTGGCACCTGCTGCACCTCTACGCCTACCTCGGCGTCGGGCTCGCGTTGCCGCACCAGCTGTGGACCGGGCAGGAGTTCACCGCCTCGACGGCCCGGACCGTCTTCTGGTGGACGACGTGGGCGGCCGCCGCCGCGGCGGTGCTGGTGTGGCGGGTCGGCGTGCCGGTGACGCGGAACCTGCGGCACCGGCTGCGGGTCACGTCCGTGGTCGGCGAGGGCGACGGCGTGTACTCGGTGTACCTGACCGGCCGGCACCTCGACCGGCTCCCGGCGGAGGCCGGGCAGTTCTTCGGCTGGCGGTTCCTGCGGCGGGACGGGTGGACGCGCGGCAACCCGTACTCGCTGTCCGCGGCGCCGGACCGGCACAGCCTGCGCATCACGGTCCGGGCCACCGGCGACAACAGCGCGCAGATCGCCGCGCTGCGTCCCGGGACGCCGGCCCTGTTCGAGGGCCCATTCGGCAGGCTGACCGGACGGGCGCGGCAGAGCCGCAAGGTCGCGCTCATCGGCGCCGGGGTCGGCATCACGCCGCTGCGCGCCCTCGCCGAGGGACTGGACTACGCACCGGGGGAAGCCGTGGTGCTGCACCGGTTCCGCGAGCGGCCGCTGTTCGACCGGGAGTTCCGGGTCCTCGCCGCGGAACGCGGGCTGCGGCTGGTGTGGCTGCCCGGTCACCGCCGTGCACCCGGGTCGTGGCTCGGCGACGGGATCCCGGCCGACGACGTCACGGGGCTGCGGCACTGGGTGCCCGACATCGCCGAACGCGACGTGTACGTGTGCGGCCCCGGCCCGTGGGCCGCCGCGGTGCGCCGCGCCGCCCTGGCCGCCGGCGTGCCCGCCGAGCGGCTGCACACCGAGAACTTCGCGTGGTGA
- a CDS encoding FMN-binding protein, with protein sequence MKGISLWVLSTITVLVLLFGYHTSTSSSMASGPGVVATPVPTPAPGTGTPAAGGSTVTGPVAPTRWGPVQVQLTVQNGKISNVQVVQYPNGNSRDREINDYALPVLVQDTLNAQSADIDMVSGATVTSEGYLQSLQGALDKAGR encoded by the coding sequence ATGAAAGGCATCAGCCTGTGGGTCCTCAGCACGATCACCGTCCTGGTCCTGTTGTTCGGCTACCACACCTCCACGTCGAGTTCGATGGCGAGTGGTCCCGGCGTCGTGGCGACGCCGGTGCCGACGCCCGCGCCGGGCACCGGCACCCCGGCGGCCGGCGGCTCGACGGTGACCGGCCCGGTCGCGCCGACGCGGTGGGGCCCGGTGCAGGTCCAGCTGACCGTCCAGAACGGAAAGATCAGCAACGTCCAGGTGGTGCAGTACCCGAACGGCAACTCGCGCGACCGCGAGATCAACGACTACGCGCTGCCCGTCCTGGTGCAGGACACGCTCAACGCGCAGAGCGCCGACATCGACATGGTCAGCGGAGCCACCGTCACCAGCGAGGGCTACCTCCAGTCGCTGCAGGGCGCGCTCGACAAGGCGGGCCGGTGA
- a CDS encoding FAD:protein FMN transferase produces MIPARYVEHVMGMPISLALRGRHTRDAAARDAWAAVIAELRAVDAVFSTYRPESVISRLGRGEIGVADCPPEVAEVLALGERAERESGGAFAIRRPGLDPSGVVKGWAAERAAEHLRALPATDFCLSAGGDIVCRTLDPGGPPWRIGIENPADPSRVLAVVPVCTGGVATSGTVHRGAHLVDGRTGRPPVDVASVTVVAESLTWADIDATAAFALGPAAAGWLATRPGRRGLVVWATGATTVIGGRPTALPR; encoded by the coding sequence GTGATCCCCGCCCGGTACGTCGAGCACGTGATGGGCATGCCGATCAGCCTCGCGCTGCGCGGCCGGCACACGCGGGACGCCGCGGCGCGGGACGCGTGGGCGGCGGTGATCGCGGAGCTGCGCGCCGTCGACGCGGTGTTCAGCACCTACCGGCCGGAATCGGTCATCTCCCGGCTGGGCCGCGGCGAGATCGGCGTGGCGGACTGCCCGCCGGAGGTGGCGGAGGTGCTGGCGCTGGGCGAACGGGCGGAGCGCGAGTCGGGCGGGGCCTTCGCGATCCGGCGTCCGGGGCTGGACCCGAGCGGCGTGGTGAAGGGCTGGGCGGCCGAGCGCGCCGCGGAGCACCTGCGTGCGCTGCCGGCGACCGACTTCTGCCTGTCCGCCGGGGGTGACATCGTGTGCCGCACCCTCGACCCGGGCGGCCCGCCGTGGCGGATCGGCATCGAGAACCCGGCCGATCCGAGCCGCGTGCTCGCGGTGGTGCCGGTGTGCACCGGCGGGGTCGCCACCTCCGGCACCGTCCACCGCGGCGCGCACCTGGTGGACGGCCGCACCGGGCGGCCGCCGGTGGACGTGGCCTCGGTGACCGTGGTGGCCGAATCGCTGACCTGGGCCGACATCGACGCCACCGCGGCGTTCGCGCTCGGCCCCGCGGCGGCCGGCTGGCTCGCCACCCGCCCCGGGCGGCGGGGCCTGGTGGTGTGGGCGACGGGGGCGACCACGGTCATCGGCGGACGGCCCACCGCGCTGCCCCGCTGA
- a CDS encoding STAS domain-containing protein yields MTERAEVDIRTAVLDDEVVQLQVAGDVDLLTVPCLARALAAAARLSPRRVEVDLSAVDFLSVSGAAELALAAVRMPVQVRPASRASRATLTATGLDHLLG; encoded by the coding sequence ATGACGGAGCGGGCGGAGGTCGACATCCGGACGGCGGTACTCGACGACGAGGTGGTGCAGCTGCAGGTGGCCGGCGACGTGGATCTGCTCACCGTGCCGTGCCTGGCGCGGGCGCTGGCGGCGGCCGCGCGGCTGTCTCCGCGCCGGGTGGAGGTGGACCTGTCCGCAGTGGACTTCCTGTCCGTGTCCGGCGCGGCCGAGCTGGCCCTGGCGGCCGTGCGGATGCCGGTGCAGGTGCGGCCGGCGAGCCGCGCCTCCCGCGCCACCCTCACCGCGACGGGACTGGACCACCTGCTCGGCTGA
- a CDS encoding DUF6131 family protein has protein sequence MIVLGVILLIVGLLTSINIIWTIGIVLLVVGAVLAILGSTGRKVGGRAHWY, from the coding sequence ATGATCGTTCTCGGCGTCATCTTGCTCATCGTCGGTCTGCTGACCAGTATCAACATCATCTGGACGATCGGAATCGTGCTTCTGGTCGTGGGTGCGGTACTGGCGATTCTCGGCTCCACCGGCCGCAAGGTCGGCGGCAGGGCGCACTGGTACTGA
- a CDS encoding gamma-glutamyltransferase: MDAAVAGELARSAAYGRKEPVSSRHGMVVTSHPLAVRAGLDVLRDGGTAADAALAAAATQLVVEPHMTALTGGLEMLYWDAGTGAASYLNGNVAAPLAPLPGFTGADLTTGRGVPVPGWWPAFRAAHERFGRLSRSRLLRDGIALARDGFAVNPYLFGEMYAHRAELGCHEQAREAFLPGGSLVAPGQTLRQERVARTLERLRDEDLDYYLGDFARAFSAECRRGGGVITPGDFAAYTARWHAPLRGTYRDVEIVTSAPPDDGGCQLIEALNVLELTDLPSWGPAWSSVSTLEALTAVHQEVYHAPPRTAATDVETLLSKDYAARRLARLERHGARPAAAAVPVPGTIHVTVVDEHRNIASVTHSHMASPWMNGLFAEGFQLSGGGSFFQRGMPWPGERATVYLAPNLVLRDGVPVIASGSPSVSLVACVLQNLVNLVDFGLSIEESVVAPRFGVRPHEPASGWLPGVTLEHGFAPEVDREFRRRCAERGLWLRDLGPWHSLTGNFEGITLTGDVLRSCADPRRNGAAEGY, from the coding sequence ATGGACGCCGCGGTGGCCGGTGAGCTCGCCCGCAGCGCCGCCTACGGCCGCAAGGAGCCGGTGTCGTCCCGCCACGGGATGGTGGTGACCTCGCACCCGCTGGCGGTGCGGGCCGGGCTCGACGTGCTCCGCGACGGCGGCACCGCCGCGGACGCCGCGCTCGCGGCGGCCGCGACCCAGCTGGTGGTCGAGCCGCACATGACGGCGCTGACCGGCGGGCTGGAGATGCTGTACTGGGACGCCGGGACCGGCGCGGCGAGTTACCTCAACGGCAACGTCGCCGCGCCGCTCGCGCCGCTGCCCGGGTTCACCGGCGCCGACCTGACCACCGGGCGGGGCGTGCCGGTCCCCGGGTGGTGGCCGGCCTTCCGGGCCGCGCACGAGCGGTTCGGAAGGCTGTCCCGGTCCCGGCTGCTGCGGGACGGGATCGCCCTGGCGCGCGACGGGTTCGCGGTGAACCCGTACCTGTTCGGCGAGATGTACGCGCACCGGGCCGAACTCGGGTGCCACGAGCAGGCCCGCGAGGCGTTCCTGCCCGGCGGCAGCCTCGTCGCGCCCGGGCAGACGCTGCGGCAGGAGCGGGTGGCGCGCACGCTGGAGCGGTTGCGGGACGAGGATCTGGACTACTACCTCGGCGACTTCGCGCGCGCGTTCAGCGCGGAGTGCCGGCGCGGGGGCGGGGTCATCACGCCCGGCGACTTCGCCGCCTACACCGCCCGCTGGCACGCGCCGCTGCGTGGCACCTACCGGGATGTGGAGATCGTCACGTCGGCACCGCCGGACGACGGCGGGTGCCAGCTCATCGAGGCGCTGAACGTGCTGGAGCTGACCGATCTGCCGTCCTGGGGCCCGGCGTGGTCCTCGGTGTCGACGCTGGAGGCGCTGACCGCCGTGCACCAGGAGGTCTACCACGCCCCGCCGCGCACGGCCGCCACGGACGTGGAAACCCTGCTGTCGAAGGACTACGCGGCCCGGCGGCTGGCGCGCCTGGAACGGCACGGTGCGCGCCCGGCGGCAGCCGCGGTGCCGGTCCCCGGCACGATCCACGTCACCGTCGTGGACGAGCACCGCAACATCGCCTCGGTCACCCACTCGCACATGGCCTCGCCCTGGATGAACGGCCTGTTCGCCGAGGGCTTCCAGCTGTCCGGCGGCGGGTCGTTCTTCCAGCGCGGGATGCCGTGGCCGGGGGAGCGGGCCACCGTCTACCTGGCACCCAACCTGGTGCTGCGCGACGGGGTGCCGGTGATCGCGTCCGGGTCGCCGTCGGTGTCGCTGGTCGCCTGCGTGCTGCAGAACCTGGTGAACCTGGTCGATTTCGGTCTGTCCATCGAGGAGTCGGTGGTCGCGCCGCGCTTCGGGGTGCGGCCGCACGAACCGGCGTCCGGGTGGTTGCCGGGAGTGACGCTCGAACACGGGTTCGCGCCGGAGGTCGACCGGGAGTTCCGCCGCCGCTGCGCCGAGCGCGGGCTGTGGCTGCGTGATCTCGGCCCGTGGCACTCGCTGACCGGCAACTTCGAGGGCATCACGCTGACCGGTGACGTGCTGCGGTCCTGTGCGGATCCGCGCCGCAACGGGGCCGCGGAGGGTTACTGA
- a CDS encoding MFS transporter: protein MTDQDIRRSVATGADLRSRRKVILSAMLGNVVEYYDFGLYGTLAVIISRQFFPAGDATAALLSTYAGVVLSYALRPLAAIFLGPLADLKGRRFVLLLTIAVMNVGTAGIGVLPTYAAVGIAAPVILLFCRVLQGIGASVEYTTAANFIFEHERGNRRNYLAGLSVASTSVGPLLATLVAYLVISAMPAAAFNNWGWRIPFLLAIPMALIGIYIRRHVEETPQFKEMAELAEASKVKQKPFRTAVREHWGAMLRAIGLGAGQRVGSFVIQAYFVTAMVKAGFAENNALLASLLTYAIGPVPAIWGGRLADRYGARIPLVVGYGLFVLLTVPTFLAIGSGSLWLAVVAVVAFTFINNFVGAPLTTAYVMSFPAEVRASASALNYNIGTTALGSTAGLIAVWLFDLTGTNAAFGWYMSAICAVSILVALFAMPGAVDEQRHRSLAES, encoded by the coding sequence GTGACCGACCAAGACATCCGGCGCAGCGTGGCGACCGGTGCGGACCTGCGCTCACGGCGCAAGGTGATCCTGTCCGCGATGCTCGGCAACGTCGTCGAGTACTACGACTTCGGCCTGTACGGCACGCTGGCCGTGATCATCTCCCGTCAGTTCTTCCCGGCCGGAGACGCGACGGCAGCGCTGCTGTCCACCTACGCCGGGGTGGTGCTGTCCTACGCGCTGCGGCCGCTGGCCGCGATCTTCCTCGGGCCGCTGGCCGACCTGAAGGGCCGCCGGTTCGTGCTGCTGCTGACGATCGCGGTGATGAACGTCGGCACCGCGGGCATCGGCGTGCTGCCGACCTACGCGGCCGTGGGCATCGCGGCGCCGGTGATCCTGCTGTTCTGCCGGGTCCTGCAGGGCATCGGGGCGAGCGTGGAGTACACCACGGCGGCGAACTTCATCTTCGAGCACGAGCGCGGCAACCGGCGCAACTACCTGGCCGGGCTGTCCGTGGCGTCCACTTCGGTCGGTCCGCTGCTCGCGACCCTGGTGGCCTACCTGGTGATCTCGGCGATGCCGGCGGCCGCGTTCAACAACTGGGGCTGGCGGATCCCGTTCCTGCTGGCGATCCCGATGGCGCTGATCGGCATCTACATCCGCCGGCACGTCGAGGAGACCCCGCAGTTCAAGGAGATGGCCGAGCTGGCCGAGGCGAGCAAGGTCAAGCAGAAGCCGTTCCGCACCGCGGTGCGCGAGCACTGGGGCGCGATGCTGCGCGCGATCGGTCTCGGCGCCGGCCAGCGGGTGGGGTCGTTCGTGATCCAGGCGTACTTCGTGACCGCGATGGTCAAGGCCGGGTTCGCCGAGAACAACGCGCTGCTGGCGTCGCTGCTGACCTACGCGATCGGCCCGGTGCCCGCGATCTGGGGCGGCAGGCTCGCCGACCGGTACGGCGCCCGCATCCCGCTCGTCGTCGGCTACGGCCTGTTCGTCCTGCTGACGGTGCCGACGTTCCTGGCGATCGGGTCCGGGTCGCTGTGGCTGGCGGTGGTCGCGGTGGTCGCGTTCACCTTCATCAACAACTTCGTCGGCGCGCCGCTCACCACCGCCTACGTGATGAGCTTCCCGGCCGAGGTGCGGGCGAGCGCGTCCGCACTGAACTACAACATCGGCACCACGGCGCTGGGCTCCACCGCCGGCCTGATCGCGGTGTGGCTGTTCGACCTCACCGGCACCAACGCCGCGTTCGGCTGGTACATGTCCGCGATCTGCGCCGTGTCGATCCTGGTGGCCCTGTTCGCGATGCCGGGCGCGGTCGACGAGCAGCGCCACCGGTCGCTGGCGGAGTCCTGA
- a CDS encoding NAD(P)/FAD-dependent oxidoreductase: protein MTAAKHVVVVGGGVLGVSTATHLQRDGATVVLVTAGELADGASGRSLSWLNSAGRRSAAYHALRVAGIDRYRTLFAADPAREWLRFDGALYWHPDRAVTEERHRGEVAHAYHSRLLAPAEAAAAVPGLHPAAVPEVAVRNPGEGWVSLPHLIDHLAAEFTALGGRIVTGAGRASVTTAAGAVTGVTTTGGRRFDAEAVVVACGAATPAVVAELGVSIPDASPLSMLVLTEPAETAMSAVLNTPRVAVRPNPGGTFALDHHWYEDRITEAADGTCTIDETVVKELVAEASALLDGEVTLTAASWKLGRKPVPGDGEPVFGELPTVPGCFVAFTHSGATLGLIAGELLAGEIRTGEPHPMLAPFRPDRFRP from the coding sequence ATGACCGCAGCCAAGCACGTCGTGGTGGTGGGCGGGGGCGTTCTCGGCGTCTCCACGGCCACGCACCTGCAGCGCGACGGCGCGACGGTGGTCCTGGTGACCGCCGGTGAACTGGCCGACGGCGCGTCCGGCCGGTCGCTGTCGTGGCTCAACTCCGCCGGCCGCCGGTCCGCGGCCTACCACGCGCTGCGGGTGGCCGGGATCGACCGCTACCGCACGCTGTTCGCCGCCGATCCCGCGCGGGAGTGGCTCCGCTTCGACGGCGCCCTCTACTGGCACCCCGACCGCGCGGTGACCGAGGAGCGGCACCGAGGCGAGGTCGCGCACGCCTACCACTCCCGGCTGCTCGCTCCCGCCGAGGCCGCCGCGGCCGTCCCGGGGCTGCACCCGGCCGCCGTGCCGGAGGTGGCGGTGCGCAACCCGGGCGAGGGCTGGGTTTCGCTGCCGCACCTGATCGACCACCTGGCGGCCGAGTTCACCGCGCTGGGCGGGCGGATCGTCACCGGTGCGGGGCGCGCGAGCGTCACCACCGCCGCGGGCGCGGTCACCGGCGTGACCACCACCGGCGGCCGGCGGTTCGACGCCGAGGCGGTGGTGGTCGCCTGCGGCGCGGCCACCCCCGCGGTGGTCGCGGAGCTGGGAGTGTCCATTCCGGACGCCTCGCCGCTGTCGATGCTCGTGCTCACCGAACCGGCGGAGACCGCGATGAGCGCGGTGCTGAACACCCCGCGGGTGGCGGTGCGGCCGAATCCCGGCGGCACGTTCGCGCTGGACCACCACTGGTACGAGGACCGCATCACCGAGGCCGCCGACGGGACGTGCACGATCGACGAGACGGTGGTCAAGGAGCTCGTCGCCGAGGCGTCCGCCCTGCTCGACGGTGAGGTCACGCTGACCGCGGCGTCCTGGAAGCTCGGACGCAAGCCGGTACCCGGCGACGGCGAGCCGGTGTTCGGTGAGCTGCCCACCGTGCCGGGCTGTTTCGTCGCCTTCACCCACTCCGGCGCCACACTCGGCCTGATCGCCGGGGAGCTCCTGGCCGGTGAGATCCGCACCGGCGAACCGCACCCGATGCTCGCGCCCTTCCGGCCGGACCGCTTCCGGCCCTGA